In Cucurbita pepo subsp. pepo cultivar mu-cu-16 unplaced genomic scaffold, ASM280686v2 Cp4.1_scaffold000738, whole genome shotgun sequence, the genomic stretch TAAACTACAGATGGTGGGACATGTGGGCACCAGGACACAGCCACTTAGATATGTTGGTCAGTATCCTCTCCAGGCTGGCCCGACCTTTGGGCCCCCAAATTCTTCAGCAGTAAGTGGAAACAGGATCATATTTAATCgttccatttaatttcttcCCAATAAAGTTGCAATTTGAGTTagcagattagggattcctcATCCCTATGCtggctgtgtttttttttttcttttggaatatATGAGGTCTCTATGTTTctcaatagaaaaaaagaattgtgaACAGATCAGAACGTACCTTAGTTTTTATCCATGACCAGGTCATATTTTGTTGGTAACCTTTGCACTTCTCTTATTGTTACAGGTTATGGTCAGTCGTTTTGGGCAACTTGTTTATATGCAGCCAGTCTCCCATGTAAGTATTTAGTGTCCCATTTGTTAAAAGTATCAACTCTCCTTCCATAAATTCTATTGCTTTGAATTATTTGACCTTGTAGAATTGATCTTTTTCTTCACTTCATGTTTCTTGACGCCATGAGCAGCGTAATATTTACGTCTTGAATTGTGAGTTGTGAAGTAATTTAAATCGGATTATTTCAAGTTCTTTGGTTTTTCCTCTAGGTCAATTCATTGTTTAATCTGTTTTCATTACGTTGCATATCTCTATGGCTCGACTTTCTGTGACCTCTTTCTGGTTCCTGCTacccttttttaaaattatttttattccttcTCCTGTCCAAATTTCCTATTAACCTCGTCTCATATTTCAGGACTTGGCTCAAGGTGCAACAGTCGTCTCACCGGTACCACCTTGCCCTTTGTTGACAACACAGCCTGCGCAATATCCAAAACATCAaggtgaatttttttttcctggcTAATGACGAGTATTTCCTTTGCATTGCAAAAATTTTTTATCATAAGCTtcggtattttttttttctcaatttatttttttatgatgcCGCTGTTTTTATCATAAGTGAGAAGGCAATTACAGTATCGGTTTCAAAATCGATCGTTAAGATTATGCTACTAAATCCAaacaatatttcaatttaaacaactcgacatttttcttcttcatttaaaAGACCTCTACAAATGCAGGCACTGCAGCAGCACAAGCATTGCAGTTTTGCGTTCCTCCGCCATTTATGGCCAGTGGCCACCAACCGCTTGCCGCAGTTCCAAACCACATTCCAATTTTGCAGCCCTCCTCCTTCCCACTCAACCGCCCAATGCCAATGCCAGGAACTAATGCATTCTTCACCACCAAGTTCTAATGAATTTGTTTCTACTGTTAATTTTTCATGTAGTCAACCACAGCTT encodes the following:
- the LOC111785785 gene encoding uncharacterized protein LOC111785785 (The sequence of the model RefSeq protein was modified relative to this genomic sequence to represent the inferred CDS: added 81 bases not found in genome assembly), which encodes MDSCRSSITSTIDMAPSHGSESNKSGKEFKLNPRAKLFSPSNANIMPANHATPVAANLAYISNNSPPVVPSAVVQPELDFSPFVPRSSVPAAKFVPYGNSLAGFDGNVAQFSQPMVGHVGTRTQPLRYVGQYPLQAGPTFGPPNSSAVMVSRFGQLVYMQPVSHDLAQGATVVSPVPPCPLLTTQPAQYPKHQGTAAAQALQFCVPPPFMASGHQPLAAVPNHIPILQPSSFPLNRPMPMPGTNAFFTTKF